In a single window of the Synechococcales cyanobacterium T60_A2020_003 genome:
- a CDS encoding ABC transporter permease subunit, with amino-acid sequence MTVVQDSKVPKINRLKGDRSWHWLGVVPFFAFAIAFLLIPAASIAVRSFQDNAGNFTLQNLWDLGQPSILAAYRVSIQLSVVTALLGGSVGFLLAYAVTLGGLPQHVRSPLLSFSGVASNFAGVPLAFAFIATLGRLGMVTGWLKAVGLDIYQTGFNLYTFWGLSLTYLYFQIPLTVLIMVPALDGLRLEWREASENLGASGWQYWRYIALPILMPPLLGTLLLLFGNAFGAYATAYALTGGQINLVSILIGAQISGDALRNPGLGNALALGMVGVMAISIAAYSWLQQRTSRWLP; translated from the coding sequence GTGACTGTTGTTCAAGATTCAAAAGTACCCAAAATAAACAGGCTGAAGGGCGATCGCTCCTGGCATTGGCTGGGGGTGGTTCCCTTTTTTGCATTTGCGATCGCCTTTTTACTGATTCCGGCAGCCTCAATCGCGGTACGGAGTTTTCAGGACAATGCCGGGAACTTCACCCTCCAAAACCTTTGGGATTTGGGACAGCCCTCCATTTTGGCAGCCTATCGCGTCAGTATTCAGCTCAGTGTGGTGACGGCGTTGCTGGGGGGCAGTGTGGGGTTTCTATTGGCCTATGCGGTGACCTTGGGGGGACTGCCGCAGCATGTGCGATCGCCCCTCCTTAGTTTTTCGGGAGTAGCGTCCAACTTTGCTGGCGTTCCCCTGGCCTTTGCGTTCATCGCCACCCTAGGACGCTTGGGGATGGTGACCGGGTGGCTGAAGGCCGTAGGACTGGATATTTACCAGACTGGTTTTAACCTGTATACCTTTTGGGGCTTGAGTTTGACCTATCTCTACTTTCAAATTCCGCTCACAGTGCTGATTATGGTACCCGCCTTGGACGGCCTCCGATTAGAATGGCGCGAAGCCTCCGAAAATCTGGGGGCATCGGGGTGGCAATACTGGCGGTACATTGCGCTGCCAATTTTGATGCCGCCGTTGCTGGGGACGCTGCTGCTGCTGTTTGGTAACGCCTTTGGAGCCTATGCTACGGCCTACGCTCTGACAGGTGGACAGATTAATCTTGTTTCCATTCTCATTGGAGCCCAAATTAGTGGTGATGCCTTACGCAATCCCGGTTTGGGCAATGCCCTGGCCTTGGGGATGGTCGGTGTGATGGCGATTTCGATCGCGGCCTATAGCTGGCTGCAACAGCGCACGTCGAGGTGGTTGCCATGA
- a CDS encoding ABC transporter permease subunit — MKSVNPWSWLWLGVGVLYFAIPLIATLDFSLRAEADTLSFKAYVNVLNDPNFRNSFLFSCAIALVTILLSWLLIVPTAYWVQLKYPALRPWVELVTLLPFVVPAVVLVFGLIRTYSTTLLNSRQGGWVLLTAAYVVLSFPYMYRAVDTGMRAIDIRTLTEAAQSLGARWPTVIFQIIFPNLRAALLNGAFLTFAIVMGEFTIAALLAQPAFGPYMNLLSSSKVYEPSALAIVSFALTWGAIALVQLLGQQVGRSSQITGPR; from the coding sequence ATGAAGAGCGTTAATCCTTGGTCGTGGCTATGGTTGGGGGTGGGGGTTCTGTACTTTGCAATCCCGCTGATCGCCACCCTGGATTTTTCCCTCCGCGCGGAAGCCGACACCTTGAGCTTCAAGGCGTACGTGAATGTGTTGAATGACCCCAACTTTCGGAATAGTTTTCTCTTCTCCTGCGCGATCGCCCTGGTCACCATCTTGCTAAGCTGGCTGCTCATCGTGCCGACGGCCTACTGGGTGCAGTTAAAATATCCGGCGCTGCGTCCTTGGGTGGAGTTGGTAACACTGCTGCCCTTTGTGGTGCCTGCGGTGGTGCTGGTTTTTGGGCTGATTCGCACCTACAGCACCACGCTATTGAACAGTCGCCAAGGGGGATGGGTGTTGCTCACCGCTGCTTACGTGGTGCTATCGTTTCCGTACATGTATCGGGCGGTGGATACGGGGATGCGGGCGATCGATATTCGCACCTTAACCGAAGCGGCTCAGAGTTTGGGAGCCCGGTGGCCGACCGTTATTTTTCAGATTATCTTTCCCAATCTGCGGGCGGCGTTGCTGAATGGAGCATTTCTCACCTTTGCGATTGTGATGGGGGAGTTTACGATTGCCGCCTTACTCGCCCAGCCTGCCTTTGGCCCCTACATGAACTTGCTGAGCAGTAGTAAGGTGTACGAGCCGTCAGCCCTGGCGATCGTCAGTTTTGCTCTAACTTGGGGCGCGATCGCCTTGGTACAGCTTTTGGGACAGCAGGTTGGGCGTTCCAGTCAGATCACGGGGCCTCGCTAG
- a CDS encoding extracellular solute-binding protein: MKISRRHFLSLTAASSASALILGSCTQQSSTSSEGAATSTASASPSGSDAALPLTLDDIGGMDALIERAKAEGELSVIALPDDWANYKEMKASFLQKYPFIKLNDLNPDASSADEIEAIKANQGNKGPQNPDVIDVGFQFGEDAKQEGLLQPYKVSTWDDIPANLKDPEGYWYGDYYGVMTFEVNTAVVKALPADWADLLKPEYQGQIALAGDPRKSGQGINAVWAAALANGGSLEDPQPGLEFFKQLSEAGNLLPVVAKPATIAKGETPIALRWDYNALSNRDSTGGNPEIAVIVPKSGLLAGVYVQAISAYAPRPYAARLWMEHLYSDEGQMIWLKGYSRPVRFDAMKASNAISKEVLDKLPDPAAYEAAAFPTGAQIKAASDVITQNWDSVVGADVK; the protein is encoded by the coding sequence ATGAAAATTTCTCGTCGCCACTTTTTAAGCTTGACTGCGGCCTCCAGTGCAAGTGCCTTGATTCTAGGTTCCTGCACCCAGCAGTCATCGACTTCCTCTGAAGGTGCTGCTACCTCTACAGCATCGGCTTCTCCGAGCGGTTCAGATGCTGCCCTACCGCTGACCTTAGACGACATCGGCGGTATGGATGCACTCATCGAGCGAGCAAAAGCAGAAGGAGAACTGTCAGTCATTGCCCTGCCAGATGACTGGGCAAACTATAAGGAGATGAAGGCAAGCTTTTTGCAAAAGTATCCGTTCATTAAGCTGAATGATCTGAATCCCGATGCAAGTTCAGCAGACGAAATTGAAGCAATCAAGGCGAATCAGGGGAATAAAGGACCGCAGAACCCAGACGTAATCGATGTCGGCTTCCAGTTTGGTGAAGACGCGAAGCAAGAGGGTCTCCTGCAACCCTACAAAGTCTCCACTTGGGACGACATTCCGGCAAACCTTAAAGACCCTGAAGGGTATTGGTATGGAGACTACTACGGTGTCATGACCTTTGAGGTGAATACGGCGGTCGTTAAAGCACTACCCGCAGACTGGGCCGATTTGCTCAAGCCGGAGTACCAAGGGCAGATAGCCTTAGCAGGCGATCCGCGTAAATCGGGTCAGGGCATTAACGCTGTGTGGGCGGCAGCGTTAGCAAACGGCGGCTCTTTAGAAGATCCGCAGCCCGGACTGGAGTTTTTCAAGCAGCTTAGCGAGGCTGGCAATTTGCTGCCCGTGGTGGCTAAACCTGCCACGATCGCCAAAGGGGAAACGCCGATCGCCCTGCGGTGGGACTACAATGCGCTGAGCAACCGCGACAGCACAGGCGGAAATCCTGAAATTGCGGTAATTGTCCCGAAGAGCGGCTTGCTGGCAGGGGTCTATGTCCAGGCGATTAGTGCCTATGCGCCGCGTCCCTATGCCGCCCGTCTCTGGATGGAGCACCTCTATTCCGATGAAGGACAAATGATTTGGCTGAAGGGCTATTCTCGCCCGGTACGATTTGACGCAATGAAGGCCAGCAACGCTATTTCCAAAGAGGTGTTAGATAAATTGCCAGATCCAGCCGCCTATGAAGCAGCGGCGTTCCCCACGGGGGCGCAAATTAAGGCAGCCAGCGATGTAATCACCCAGAACTGGGATAGCGTCGTGGGGGCGGACGTGAAGTAG